Proteins encoded by one window of Ovis canadensis isolate MfBH-ARS-UI-01 breed Bighorn chromosome 14, ARS-UI_OviCan_v2, whole genome shotgun sequence:
- the C14H16orf95 gene encoding uncharacterized protein C16orf95 homolog codes for MTGRKRSTFPAFGKEVCLIDHSMCPVPSPVHREPICCECQAKFGGYLPVPRAKAALPYWVPLSLRPQNQIQKMVQSYIPKTAKACPCPCHRFGGHLPMPRDQAVMPYWVPQVLRSHKKVVKRQQNFKGVPEAPLDVRSGYNCWRICGEGRHLLKWQQLQALHQAGPVASGQPESPPASLLPLNLSLLTLLHALLRVMEAIRQLFWV; via the exons ATGACAGGCAG GAAAAGAAGCACATTTCCAGCTTTTGGGAAAGAAGTGTGTCTCATCGATCATTCG ATGTGTCCTGTCCCCAGCCCTGTTCATCGAGAGCCCATCTGCTGTGAGTGCCAGGCCAAATTTGGGGGCTACCTGCCAGTGCCCAGGGCTAAGGCAGCACTACCTTACTGGGTCCCTCTCTCCTTGAGACCCCAAAATCAG ATCCAAAAGATGGTCCAGTCTTATATTCCCAAAACCGCCAAGGCATGCCCCTGCCCATGCCACCGCTTTGGGGGCCACCTCCCGATGCCTAGGGATCAGGCCGTGATGCCCTACTGGGTGCCCCAGGTCCTGAGGTCTCACAAGAAG GTGGTGAAAAGGCAGCAGAATTTTAAAGGCGTCCCAG AAGCCCCTCTGGATGTGCGCTCTGGGTACAACTGCTGGCGGATCTGTGGTGAAGGGCGTCATCTCCTCAAGTGGCAGCAGCTCCAGGCTCTTCACCAGGCTGGGCCAGTGGCCTCAGGGCAGCCAGAAagccccccagcctccctcctgcccctcaaCCTCAGCCTCCTGACACTCCTCCATGCCCTGCTGCGGGTCATGGAGGCCATCCG cCAGCTTTTTTGGGTATGA